AAGCGCTGGGAAAAGCGGTTATTGAAAAAGGAAAGGTACGCGGGGGATTGGGAACAATCTCAAGACTTGCCGCAACAGTACTTTCCGTTTTGATCGCACTTCGATTTAATGAAACCTTTCATATTATTGCCCTAGTTTTTGGTCTCGTATCTTCATACATCATATTAGGAATTGATGTTGCTTTTCGAATCATTTCCCAACGAAAAAATAATGTCAAATAAACCAGCAGCACAGGGGTAGTATGAATGGATTTTTAATTAAGTAGTGTAAAGGGGGGATAATCTTGGATCATACAGCTCCAATAGTCGAAGACGTCTTGGGGATTTCCTGGCTTGACTTTAACTTATCTAATGTCCTCATGATTGCAGTTGTGTCGCTAATTGTCTTTGTTTTCTGTGTGTGGGCAAGCCGCAAACTGCAGATGAGGCCAACCGGGATGCAAAACTTCATGGAATGGGTAGTTGAATTTGTAAAAGGAATTATCAACGACACAATGGACTGGAAAACAGGGAAGGTGTTTCTTCCGTTAGGATTAACGCTGATTTTTTACATCCTTGTCAGTAACCTAGCAGGTGTTGCAACCGTCGGAGTAGTCGGTCATGACTTATGGTGGAAATCACCAACCGCAGATGCAACATTAACATTAACACTATCAGGTATAGTTATCGTATTAACCCATTACTATGGAATTAAAGTACGAGGAACCAAAGAATATTTCAAAGGGTATGTCAGCCCAGTACCTTTCATGCTGCCATTTAAAATTATCGAGGAGTTTACCAACACATTAACGTTGGGTCTTCGTCTATTTGGTAACATTTATGCAGGGGAAATCTTGTTAAGTCTATTGATTGGGCTAGCAGCATCATCTGTATTTGGATTTTTAGGAGCAGCATTGCCAACACTTGCTTGGATGGGCTTCAAACTCTTCATTGGTACAATTCAAGTTTATGTATTTGTTATGTTGACAATGGTATACATGTCTCATAAAGTGAGCAGTGACCATTAAATAAATTATTAAATATTAGGTTTACTATAAAAAGGA
This region of Oceanobacillus sp. FSL K6-2867 genomic DNA includes:
- the atpB gene encoding F0F1 ATP synthase subunit A, translated to MDHTAPIVEDVLGISWLDFNLSNVLMIAVVSLIVFVFCVWASRKLQMRPTGMQNFMEWVVEFVKGIINDTMDWKTGKVFLPLGLTLIFYILVSNLAGVATVGVVGHDLWWKSPTADATLTLTLSGIVIVLTHYYGIKVRGTKEYFKGYVSPVPFMLPFKIIEEFTNTLTLGLRLFGNIYAGEILLSLLIGLAASSVFGFLGAALPTLAWMGFKLFIGTIQVYVFVMLTMVYMSHKVSSDH
- a CDS encoding ATP synthase subunit I → MTSEYDLMVTRQLKWMLFLLAIFVIGAGFSSYPQIFNGLLLGSAVSFYNLWLLQHKTKALGKAVIEKGKVRGGLGTISRLAATVLSVLIALRFNETFHIIALVFGLVSSYIILGIDVAFRIISQRKNNVK